The Populus nigra chromosome 4, ddPopNigr1.1, whole genome shotgun sequence genome contains the following window.
ATTTCTTAGTTCTACTAATTCTCTCCCTTTCATTTGTCGTCTAAACCTACCAATCAAAAGTAGCATCTCTAAAGAACCCAACTCTTTGCAGCTCATGATACACTAACACCAaccaattctttttatttaacacTTTTTTAGTGTTCTTTTTATAagggtttatgttttttttttaagtttgtttgttgtttgttttatatatgaTGGTCGCTCatattcttagtttttttagatgaataACTTCATTCCTAAGCTTTTGAGATATGTCTTGTATGTATATTTTCTTCATATTGTTGTTTTGATCACTGATTCTTCAATAAGAAGTATAATCTGACTGTTTTCTAAACCCACTTGGGTTTTTTCCTCAAAATTTGAGTTCCCTGTATTCATTGATGTGTCGGTCTCACTTGAGTCAtgtttcttgatggatatattATCATTCTTGAATCATAGGCCTCCATGTCAATCCTCTGTGGCCTTCCAATCCTTGAATGTGTGTACTGCCTTGGCTGTGCTCGTTGGCTATGGCAAAAATGCCTTTACACCGCTGGTCATGAAAGTGAGAACTGGGGCTTAGCCACAGCTGAAGAATTTGAGCCCGTGCCTCGTCTTTGTCGCCTAATCCTATCAGTCTATGAAGATGATCTTCGGTACCCACTTTGGGCACCGCCAGGTGGCTATGGTATTAACCCTGATTGGGTAATTGTGAAGAGAACTTACGAAGAAACTGGGGGATGTGCTACTCCTTATATGATTTACCTGGATCATGATAATGTTGAAATAGTGTTGGCTATTAGAGGGCTTAATTTGGCAAAGGAAAGTGATTATGCAGTTTTACTTGATAATAAATTGGGGCAGACCAAGTTTGATGGTGGTTACGTGCATAATGGGCTATTGAAGGCTGCAAAGTGGATTTTTGATGCAGAATGTGAGCTTTTGAGGGATTTGGTTGAGATGAATCCAGATTATAGGTTAACTTTTGCTGGACATTCGTTAGGTGCAGGGATAGTGTCATTGATAGCAATGTATGCTGTTCAGAATCGGGAGAAATTGGGGACCATTGAGAGGAAGAGGATCAGATGCTTTGCCATGGCTCCTGCTAGATGCGTGTCACTGAATTTGGCAGTGAGATATGCTGATGTTATCAATTCTGTCGTGCTTCAGGTAGGACTTCCCTGTGCTTCCAGCTATGTTTGAAATCAAGTAAAGGTGCTTAAATTTTGTCTAAATGGATTGTGGTgaagtttaaattttgaattcatcAGTCGATTGGAAACACcaacaaaaatgatgatgatgagtggTCTTGATGGGAATGGTGGTAGGAGCATTTTCTGGTTTTACTGAAATGAATAAAACCTGGTCAAAGTGGCTACCAAAGCATGTTGAAATCATCAGCTTATTATGAGAATCAGGAACCCTGCTGGTTTGAAAACTAATTATGTGAAGGATTAACATTTTAATCTGTCTTTTTCATTACAATTTTAACCTGCTGCCAAACTCTGAATTTGATGGAACAAGCAAAGAGCTTAATACTTTAGACTTCTAGCATGTCAGTTTCTCTTTCTCTGTGCCTAGGAATAGTGGTATGTGCTCTGTTCTAATATGAGTTATTGAATGAACCAGGATGATTTCTTACCTCGGACAACTACTGCTCTGGAAGATGTTTAcaaatcaattttctggtaaaaGATAGTATGTCTTACTCACCTTTTTCATAACtagttatattgtttttttcttttatggcaTCTGGTATCCTGGCATATATTCTAATGTAAAAGAAGTTGAAATTTGAGacctttgaaaaaatcaaactggTCAATATGCTTTTCGCAAACGAGTGCATCTGTGCATATAAACTTAAACAGAGCTTTTCCATTGGGCTAGTTGAGGAAACCGCTGATAGTCATCTATGGACTCTTATGCTTGCACATGTAGTCTTTGTTACAACGATCATGTATTCTCAAGGAGTTCATTTTAGACGAGATACTAAGCTGATTTTTTGTGGTTTGGACAGTTTGCCTTGCCTGCTTTGCCTAATGTGCTTGAAGGACACTTGCACTCTCGAGGAGAAGATGCTTAAGGATCCAAGGCGGCTATACGCACCTGGCCGCCTATACCATATTGTTGAGAGGAAGCCCTTCAGGTAAATTTAGCTGTATTTTGTTGCAATTTTACGTGCACCTAACAAAGTAGCTGGCCAGGTGTTTTTATGCCCTTTGCTGAAGGAACTTCTTGATGATGCGGGTATACAAAGAAGGATTCTCCTGCTGGGAAATAAGAGTAATAGGCAGGGGAAGAGCGAAAATAGAAATAAGGAGTCTTGATGATGGTATGGGTTATGCTTACCAATTTGACCTGCAATACTGATAGGCAATCAAAGACAGACTTATTAGGCTCTTCCTCAAAGCCAAAATGGATTAAAAATGCCTCAGGAATCCTGAAACCAACATTCATTGAGGGCTGTGCATGCACTCTTCCATTTGAGATGTCATTGTTTTCCCCGATGCAGGGGAGCATTTCATTCATGTGCTAGGAACAGTAGCTCAAAGAGTAACTGATTATTAGCATTGAATACTTCACGAGCAAAAGAGTGGTCAGTTGTCACCATGATGTGCTGGTTGCCACTCAATTTTGATTTCTGGAGGTTTATTTATGAGAAGTTCTGTGTTTAGATTATTGACTATTATCTTATTGTAATGACAGTACCTTTACACTCTGGTTTCAGGATAGGAAGATTTCCTCCAGTTGTCAGAACAGCAGTCCCTGTGGACAGGCGCTTCGAGCACATAGTTCTTTCATGCAACGCGACTTCTGATCACACCATTATCTGGTTAGAGAGGGAATCTCAAAGGGCTGTTGATGTAAGTCTTAACTTCTTCCTTGGCAATTATAGTGTGAGTTGGGGCTAAGATTGAGACTCTACTTTCATTACTGGTCTAGTTTGAGTCATGAAGCAAACTCGTAaagccattttaatttttaagaaaaaaaaccttggtTTCCAGCCTAGGGAGGTTAGTCAgctttttcacaacttctgtaGTGCTAAAAATAGCAGCATCTGGAATGTTTGTAGAGGCCAATCCGTGGCAAGTTTCTCATGAAATCCCCGAGACCTGCCATATCTATAGCTCCATTGTATATGATAAAGGCTGTGCCAGTCAAGTGGATCTTGTGGCTCCATTGTTTATGTATTATAAAGGCAGTGTCAGGCAGTCAGTCATGTGGTTCTTGTGTATTCACTTTGTTATTTTAGATGATCGGGGATTGAGAATTAACTTCTACGTTTGCTGACAAAACTGAAACACCGTTTTCCCTGTCAGTTGATGCTGGAGAAGGATCGGATCATGGAAATTCCAGCACAACAACGGATGCAGCGGCAGGAGTCTCTTGCACGTGAGCACAGTGAAGAATACGAGGCAGCACTTCGGAGAGCTATTGCTCTGGACATCCCACAGGCATCCTACTCTCCTTCTTATGGAACCTTTGCTGAAGTGGAAGAAGGAGAGAGTTCTGGCAGCTCAGGTGGATCAGGTTCGTTGTTGTCGTTTAAGAGAATGAGGGAGCGTTGGGACAACTTTATAGAGCGTCTTTTTGATGTGGATGAATCAGGTCGAATGGTGTTCAAGAAGTCTTCCACCTagactttccttttcttcttctttgtaatttaccttcaaatttctttctttcatttgtcAACCAAATAGGTTCAATTCCTCATTCGATTGTATTTTGATGGCCTGTGGGATTGTCTGCTTAAACCACGGGTAATAAAATATACAAGGAAAGAATATGTTGCCCACCTTCAGGCGTGGCGAGATCATTGTAAACAGAAACTTGTCGGCGGCCTGTTGTGCGAGCACGTCTAGAAATTACGAAGATACCTGGCCTTCAGCAAATGTGACGGTCTGGCAGTAGCTGGCTAGAAGGATCTTGAGGAGGAACTTACAAAGACAATTGAAGATGCGAtagaaaatgataaggaaataATAAATGGAAGGGGAAGGGAAAAGATGTACCGCTaatgaattaataatttcaaGCTTCTGAACTGCACACCAGAAGTTTCAGTTTTGTCCATCCAAAAAGTTTCAACACAAGCATAAAAGGAAGCTCGAATCTAGCGGTAGCGGAGAACCTGACTGTTTTGAGTTTGAGATTTCATTTACAGAGGTGTTAGAACTATTTCAATACTATTCCCTAgttatcatataaaaactacTACTACACTGATATACATAACGGTAAACCCCCATCTGTTATGTGGGAGAAAAACAAATGCTACTCAATCTGGATGCCCTTCCTCCTCCTGCTATACCCGGAGTTCGACAACTGCTTCCCCTGCAATGGAAATCAAACACATTCAGATTGAATCGCGACTGAAAATGCATCCATCAGTGCTAAATATCATCAACAGCGAGCTAACCAAATGGCTCACTACCACTTCCATTTTGAATTTATGTGACTAGATAAACCTTCATTAACTTGAAGGACTGGTTATTTATCAACATCTAACAGATTCATCTAGAACGCTGTGCCTGAAAATAaagccctctttttttttcgttcTACTAGCCAGAAAATGAGACCAGGCTATGACTTGTCTGTTCTTCACACAGGGCACTGTTGGCGGAACCTTTTGAAGTCATCTCACGGTTTATGAAACAGAAAACTGGTGCAAATTACCTAAATCAGTGAAACTCATGCTGGTAGCACCAAATTTGTTATTCCTCGGATTCTGGCAAGCATTGAAGCATCCAGAACCTTTACATAAAGAAATCAGTCACCCTCTATTTTCACCCTTTTCCCTCAGTTATTAGCTCCCTGCCCACCAAATAGATGCTCACAATAGGTAAACggattcattcttttttattagcatGGGTAATTGGATTAAAATTTACAGCATTGCGAAGACACGActcattggaaaaaaattaatagcatTGAAAAgagtcaaaatttaaaaaataattgcatgtTGCTCTAATACTTTACCATGCATTCTCTTGACAAAGCGTTCAAATTCCATGAAGGTTTGTCTCTCCATTAGAAGTGGGCTGAGCCTAAGGTGagtaaaagacaaaaaatgcTTTCCATCTGGATCATTCAATGGTTTGGCGTTATCCAGAATCTTGTTATATGTGACCCTATCATGGCATGGAAGAGTGTTCTCGCTGGCAATTGGAATGCCAACTTCCCACGCAGCATTCAGCACCTGAATAGAAAGTTAGAATGCTCATAGACACACTTTCAAACCAGCGTATCTGAAGAAAGATGTAGCATTATGTTCATCCAAAATTTTTTTACAGGCGAAAAAAACAGGCTTTTATAAAGACGacctatttttctaaaatgacAGGCTCAATTTAGGAAATGCTGAAGCTGAGCAGTAGGTTTCTTACTTGCCATACTAATCCCTCAGGATCTGCAAGTGCCTCTGCAAAGTCCGCTTGCTGGTCTCCCATCCGTGATTCAGAACACGAGAAGTTTAAAGCAGCTTTATGCTTCTTTAGCATTTCTGCAATTGCAGCATAGCCATCACGATTGCATGGGTTGTAGAACCCAGCAGTTAATTCAGCAGCATGACTGGCTGTCTTGTACCACCAATGAATACCTGATAGCTGCTCGCCAATTAAAATGTAGCAAACAGAGTGGATCAAGCATAGCTATTTAAATAACTTTTGGACGTAGTTTTCAAATTCAGCATTTTGAAGTGAGCATGAACAAATATCTTAAATGAGCATAAAATTAGGACCAAAGCAGTTAAACAGAGAAAGACAGAAACAATTCTAGATAGCAATCTTAGATAAACAAGcctaaaaattagaagaaatttctGAAAAGCTGACTCACCTTCACAGCAATTTGAGTGCCTTCGAAAGCTAACTTTGCCAAAGAAAGTACCCGATCACCATGATCAACTAAAATCCTAGTATACCAATTAAGGAAGAACCTGCCATAATACCCATCATAGTCCCCTCCATCACAGAAGAAACCAGTTTCATGTGGCTGGGAATTATAGAAACCAGCATTATCTGGTCCCCTAGCCCAGAAAGGATGTCCCCTTGCTTCTGCTGTCTTCTTTAAGCTTTTCAGCAAATACTGATCATAACACTGCAAATAAGGGCCTTTTTTTTAACCATGCTGAGATAACAAAAGATAAATTGACATGACAAGTTGAGAAAATAGATGAAAGAATCAAGCACTCAATTCACATAACGTGGAGCAACCAATTAACCTAATGGTAATAATTGTTTTCTCATTACtagttacaaaataaaaaattgaaaacaagccTTATCGCAAAGTATATTTTAAAGACAACTGTTTTCTTAAAACCTATAAACTCTGCTTAACATTCAAGTCCAACTCCACTTCTCTGAAGTACCTTGACAAAATGGGCATACAAATCAGAAAATCAACTTGTGTCCAAGTGAACTCTGGAAAGACATTGTAAATTgacttctattttcagtttttgcattttgaagaagagaaaagaagaaaggctGCATGGTGTTGGAAAAACAGGTGGCTGGAGCATACTGCCTGAGCAGCAACTCTCAAGGCCAGAAGCATTGTGAGCGCAAATGTTGAAAGCCATCAGCAAGTTTGCATGTATGGATTTTGTGTGTTGCAAACCTCAAAGATCAAAGTAACTTCTAAAGTTGTAGCAAGCAAATGTGGATGATGAAAGCTTACATCAGTAAGAAAGAAGATCGCTAAAATCATAGCTAAAAGATAACCTGAAATTCACCAATGCCAGGATATCTCCAGCCATGCTTCACTGGACAAGCTGGGTACCGTAGCTCCCCACAAGGACCAAGTCCAACTTCAACCATGGAGATGATACCATCAgcaaaaaattcatcaaattctgCTCGGAAGCTTCTCATGTAGTCAAAGTACACCTACATTAGTTAACCATAGAGATAAAACACGAAATTTACTAGCCTCAAAAAATAATCCGGCTCAAATTCCCAAATTACATGAAAGCAACAGATCAAATCTcctatgttctgatcattgcaatTAGGAACACACATAAAATCCAGTTTTGAATTCAGCATCATATACATTCAAAATGTTAGCCATAAACAAAACagcaacttaaaaaatataattaaatggaaCAATTTATCATTGTATTTAGCTTATGCAGGTGTCTAAGAAAATTTAATGATTATCACAGAAGCAGATATTCATGTGGATACTTGCAAAGAGTGACAGAAAAGCTTATATGTATCAACCATACACTAGCTTAGAATTCCATAAGGCCTGACAGACACAGCAGGATGTACCTCAACAGCAGTACGGCCTCTTAACACTCGTTCTTTGTCGATTCCCCATGAAAGACATTCTGGGTTGCGCCTGCCTTCTCTATCAGTGAAGAAAATGTCAGGATTACTTCGTCCAATTTCTGCCACCCAATGTGGCAGGGGAATACACACATCATCACCAACATTGCCTCCACATTCATGAAATGACATCACAACCTGAGGTAAAAAATCAGTAAAACAAGTTGACCTCATCCAGAAGGAATCTTCAAGAGTGTTGAGACAAACTACTACAGCTCAATCAGCAATGAGTTGCTATGGCATGTTTAGATGAAGATACACTCATAACTAACATTTCAATGCTTCTTAGAAtcttaaaagttaaataaaCCCTGTGAAAACACCATCCCTTCTTAATAGAAACATCATATAACCTGTTAATAAATTTGGCTGTACTCAGAATTATTGTTTAGttgtaacattaaaaaaaaaaacagggaataataataaagagaatGAAATACTCCACAGCCAATATCAGCTCCCAAGCTGTGGGGATTTGCAATCTCAAACCTAAATGAATCAACCATCTCCCTTCATAGACAGGAAGTCACTGAAACACATGGATGTATACTTGACCACACCTTCATTAGTGCCTGGCTTCATGACAGTTTCAACAACTTCAGTCTTATGCATCTAAGTCCCCCAACCATCGCCCATTCATTAGCCCAAAGATATTGTTTTGCAATTTAATGAAATTGGCTCCTATCAAAATCATCATAGTAAGGTCCTTAAATTTGATCTGTGAATAATCTCCCAGCTATGATCCATCAACATGCTTAGTCACACACATGCTCACATCATTGACAGTATGATCAACAGCAACAACTTGCTCAGTTTCCCACACACTTGAAAAATATCTGATCTCATAATATTGCAGAATCCAGGGCATTGTATCAACATCACCAACATCCACATGTATGGATGCATTCATAAACAATCTATGAAGTGGTGTACCATAGAAAGGGAGGTTGCTAAGAAAAACCAATGATTAGCATTAATTTTATGTCCAGAATGAGGGAGAGCATGAGCTACGATACAGGATAACAAGTTTCAAAAAGCACTCACCTGTAACTTAAGCTTAAGTTCACGCACCATCTGGAAGAGCCTACTGTACCCGCTCCAGTTATACTCCTGAGGAGTGTGAGCCTCTACTATGCCCCACCAGCAGTCAACCATAATGCCATCAACATTGGCAGATTTCAAGACCTTGAGCTGCTTCAGTAGGTCATCTGGATCAACCAGCTCACATTTCATATTTATGACACCCAACTGACACCAACAAATTATGgcaaacaaaaatgaatttgattAGAACTTGCATACATCTCACATTTGGCATCAAGGTTAGATTGAGAACAACATATCAGTGAAAATATTGTATCTTTCATAAAAAGTCTTAACTCTGAGCAGAAATAAAAATAGGACAGCACCCATCTCCAAAATTAACTGTTCGAAAAGTAGGATTGATTAACTCACTGGTAACATCACATAAACTGGTATGAATGGAGTGCCAGCAAAATCTCGCTCTGGTAGCTTTGGAATTGGAGGTATGTCAACAATCtatatgaaaaaagagagagtagagagttgaaaaatgcATGAAATTAAACTCGTCTAGAAGAACCAAgttttgtaagaaaattaaCTTGTACTCTCGATTCCTTGACTGAAAACAAGTTCTACATATGTACAAAATTGTGCTCCACTGCTAATCGAAAGGTTGGTTAATTTAGTTATGTCTAACGTGTAATGTGCAAGATATAcgtagagtaaaaaaaaagcagcaGAACAAATTTTTTCAGCGTTCAAAGTTCACTAGGAGGTTACAAACATTAAACTTGAAAACAACATTTATTAGAATATCCAGAGATGGATATTTCAGCACAAATAGAGTACAAAAGAATTCCATAGTACCTGCTTGTCATTTATGATGTCCATGGAGCCACCAATATGGAGATTGCTCCCTGTTTGCTCTCCTCCCTCCCCCGCCACTGCTGGGATCTGTGGCTGAGTGCTTGCTGATAGATCATAAGGTGAGGGGTTGGGCATAAAAACACCTTTCATACTGCATGTATTGTACTCAACTGAGGTCTGATAACCAGGAGAGACTCCTCTAAGGGAAGCCGGTGGAGTCTGTTGTGACACCAGatgagaagaagatgatgttaCTGCAGCAGAAGTGCCACCCGCAGGCCTTGAGCCCTGCTGCAAAAAAGTAAAGAACATAGCCATTCCCTCTAGATTTTACTAAGATCCATTTGAAGCAAGAATCAAGGAATGAAAAAGAGGTACTATGATCAACCCAACCTCTTCAAACCCATGGGTAATAACAATTTAATGCGCATTCTCATCAGTTATCACTAACATCTAAATACCAAATCAAACAAAGGCTTCGTACTTGAGAGATAAGCACCTGAGATCTTGAAGGGAAGGTAGTTCCATCTGGAAGAACAACCCAGCCAGCTTCCCTAGCCAAAGCAGCAATTACATCATTTATATCAGCTCTGACTCTAAGATTGTAATTCCCATGCCTCCTTAATCCTGCCAAGATCCTTGCTGTGATTGCCCTCCGGTGTCGCTCTCTTAGCTTCGTCCTCTCCTTTTCTTCAAGCGGTCTAGACCTCCGAGCTCCTCCTGCTGGAGTGGTAACCTGCTCTTGAAATTGCTGTTGATGTTGAAACTGATTATCACTATTGTTTGATGTCATCCCTCCACCCCCTCCTGCCATAATCTGTGCAGCAATATTCTTCCCTCCATTTTCTTCATCCTCATCATCTTCCTCTTTAACGTCCATGTccatttcttcatcatcatcttcttcacttGTTCCTATTAATTTTTGGATATCCGTTGCCATTCTCTCTCTTCCACAACCAAATGTCTAGGACTTAGTCATTGAATACTTCTACGGTGACAAAGGCCATCATTTCCACTTTGATTATCCATGTATCTGAAAAGCTACCGTTTTTCAAATAATGCAGAcagtaaactaaaaaaaaaaacatgtgctaGTCTCATTTTCGACTTCCCTGGCAACAATGAAAAACTTAAAGAGTTATGACCCAAATATACTCAATCATTAATAgacaaagaaggaaaaagaatgtTCTCTTTTACAATTTAAGCCTTTATTTGAAACTTTTATAGTGTTTTCAACTGCATACAAGTCAAGAAGACAAATGCCTCCGCTACATTGTCCTTAACGCTACATTTGGCATAAACATGTCAGTTTTCTCATTTCTgttcttcaataattttattttttttgacaactatttttgtttcttcaagtCAAgggaaaaatagaaataaaaaacagaataatcaaaaaattaatttctttctcgGCAACCAAATAAGTAGAGACCAATTGTCTCACTATAAATTAACAGCAgaacttcaataaaaaattagcaCTTTGTAACTACAAATAAACTCAACAATCACCTTCTTGTAACAGTCTTCCGCACATTTCAGCGTAAAAATCCCGCAAAAACTTCGCCTTTTGCGTGCTAATACTTCAAATTCCCCTCTATTTCTCCATTTCCAACTCAAATTTTACTTTTCCAGCTTTTACGCCAACAAATTCACAAACCTTCTCACCTTATATCTGCTTCATAACAACAGATCCATCTACCTCTCTTGAAACCCTAACTTCGCCGACCACCGGAGAACCTCCGGTGCGTTTCGCGGCCACTCTCCAAAGCCTAATTAAACATAGAGTTCCGCAAGAAAGCGAGAAATTCGAGGTTTTCCCGGCGAGTGGAGGTAGCTGACGGTGAATGTGAAAGGGAGAGTAAGGCGGCGCGTGTGGAGATGTGTGTTTGCGTGCGAGGGTTAGGGTTTCGCGCGTGTGGAGAGGCTCGAGCgtgttttgtgtgtgtgtgtgttttggtTTGACACGGATGGGGCGTGTGTAGTTAAGCTCGAAAGGGGGTGCGGGAGACACGAGTAGCACGTGCCGAAAGTTGGCCGAGTTAGACTACACACGAGATGTTAGTGTGTTCTTAAGGGGCCCCATCACGTGACCTACATTTGTGGTAAAATGGTTACAGACCGTTTATACAATTGTCTGAAAAGTTACGCGGTCAGTCCGTTCCGCTCAATGTTACTATATGAtggtaagaataaaaataacacaaggTGGTTATTATGTTTTGCATAGATAAATCATAAATGAGGACACTTGAACCTATTTTCAGTTGCGGTgtcacttattttttattattttttatttttttatttttaattaatttttattatttttaaattattttaatatgctgattttaaaaataaattttaaaaaataaaaaaatattattttaatatattttcaaataaaaaaataatatttaccatACTTTCAAATACcttctaacaaaataaaaaataacactatTCACCTGGAAATGTCCATACATTCTAATAATGTCAATGATTAGTCAAATTCAATTTAGCAAATCCTATTAACATTTTCATATCGTGATTGAAATTATTTACAAaactaatccataataaataatattaatctttaatattatattttgttagtgtcataggataaaaaaaacatataaaaaataacataaatttattttgttgaagaataaagataagattataaattcaatttgtCTATGTGATAATTTTAAAGGAAATCTTTATCATTTCaagacagaaaaaacaaaaaagacatgttcattttatttttattatttctatctCTTTTATCTATAAAATCAGATTGTCGAAGTCAAATGTAGCAACACAAAAAAGACTCATAGGatgattatcttaaaaaaaaaaaaaaaaaactagatgagCTTCTTCGCAAGAATAAATGGCAGCTATTGTTTAATGGAAAAAATGGATATTTAGAACAATTAAAAGCCTACATTGAGCTGCACTATGAAACATGTTACATTGAATATTATGAACAAACTATAATATTAGTGGGTATAGCAACTAGGGTTTGAAGCATAAAAACTGtaattttaagatattaattattctcacaatatttttttgaggGTTAAAGTAATATACTTTTAGGATACAACAAAGCGTTAAACTTATAAACAGtaactttaataaatttattaagaagttatgttttatttctgataaacataaataaagagTTTGTagtgaaaaattaaagagaaaagaagattgtttctaattaatttctGACAATCATCAAATtggtatttataaataaaataacactcTTTCAGACCAATGTATCTGTAAAGTTTAAAGGTACACTTCTTCATACCAATATGTCTATAGAGTTTAAAAGCATTTCTCTTCAGACCAATATGTTTATAGAGTTTAAAAGCCAACTCTTCATTCAAATTATTTGAACAATTTAGCAAGAGACGTCATGtataattattagattaattaattctaaaaatttaattaattaacttaaattattttattccaaaaataataataaaaatcatttatgttTCCCTCACATTATAAGGCACAACAAAACCTCATACtctttcaatgtgagataaagtTTCTCTTTATTAATCTTGAGAGGAGTGTCGTGAAACCATAATAAGGATCCATTGAGGAGCCATTGTATGTGAACACATGAAAATCAAATCCTTTTTTGCAAGATAGTTGCATTGTTAGGGCTGACTGAGTTGCTCACTTTTAAGGCTTCGTCGGAgcaattatgacgtcatcattACTTGAGACTACCTGAATTTGGTAGAAGGGGTACACACCTTTCATTTGGAACCATTTTTGCTCAATTTAAAGTTATGTAACTCCACATTCATTTGTTCAAAGGTGCCAACCTGATTAGCCTTAAATCTGAAAATCGAGTGATAACTGATCAGGGACAAGATGTCGGGAACTTCCATGGAAAAATTGTGATGTAAACGTCTAATTCATGGAAATAGGATTGTAAAATGGATGTTTTTCttccatttgaaaaaaatctcaTGTCATTTAGAGGTCTAAAACTCCACAATGAGCTCTTGAAAGGTGCCAATCTGACCATCGTGAACTgctaagaaagaaaatgaacagaGGCT
Protein-coding sequences here:
- the LOC133690810 gene encoding beta-amylase 7 isoform X1, whose protein sequence is MATDIQKLIGTSEEDDDEEMDMDVKEEDDEDEENGGKNIAAQIMAGGGGGMTSNNSDNQFQHQQQFQEQVTTPAGGARRSRPLEEKERTKLRERHRRAITARILAGLRRHGNYNLRVRADINDVIAALAREAGWVVLPDGTTFPSRSQVLISQQGSRPAGGTSAAVTSSSSHLVSQQTPPASLRGVSPGYQTSVEYNTCSMKGVFMPNPSPYDLSASTQPQIPAVAGEGGEQTGSNLHIGGSMDIINDKQIVDIPPIPKLPERDFAGTPFIPVYVMLPLGVINMKCELVDPDDLLKQLKVLKSANVDGIMVDCWWGIVEAHTPQEYNWSGYSRLFQMVRELKLKLQVVMSFHECGGNVGDDVCIPLPHWVAEIGRSNPDIFFTDREGRRNPECLSWGIDKERVLRGRTAVEVYFDYMRSFRAEFDEFFADGIISMVEVGLGPCGELRYPACPVKHGWRYPGIGEFQCYDQYLLKSLKKTAEARGHPFWARGPDNAGFYNSQPHETGFFCDGGDYDGYYGRFFLNWYTRILVDHGDRVLSLAKLAFEGTQIAVKLSGIHWWYKTASHAAELTAGFYNPCNRDGYAAIAEMLKKHKAALNFSCSESRMGDQQADFAEALADPEGLVWQVLNAAWEVGIPIASENTLPCHDRVTYNKILDNAKPLNDPDGKHFLSFTHLRLSPLLMERQTFMEFERFVKRMHGEAVVELRV
- the LOC133690810 gene encoding beta-amylase 7 isoform X4, which produces MATDIQKLIGTSEEDDDEEMDMDVKEEDDEDEENGGKNIAAQIMAGGGGGMTSNNSDNQFQHQQQFQEQVTTPAGGARRSRPLEEKERTKLRERHRRAITARILAGLRRHGNYNLRVRADINDVIAALAREAGWVVLPDGTTFPSRSQGSRPAGGTSAAVTSSSSHLVSQQTPPASLRGVSPGYQTSVEYNTCSMKGVFMPNPSPYDLSASTQPQIPAVAGEGGEQTGSNLHIGGSMDIINDKQIVDIPPIPKLPERDFAGTPFIPVYVMLPLGVINMKCELVDPDDLLKQLKVLKSANVDGIMVDCWWGIVEAHTPQEYNWSGYSRLFQMVRELKLKLQVVMSFHECGGNVGDDVCIPLPHWVAEIGRSNPDIFFTDREGRRNPECLSWGIDKERVLRGRTAVEVYFDYMRSFRAEFDEFFADGIISMVEVGLGPCGELRYPACPVKHGWRYPGIGEFQCYDQYLLKSLKKTAEARGHPFWARGPDNAGFYNSQPHETGFFCDGGDYDGYYGRFFLNWYTRILVDHGDRVLSLAKLAFEGTQIAVKLSGIHWWYKTASHAAELTAGFYNPCNRDGYAAIAEMLKKHKAALNFSCSESRMGDQQADFAEALADPEGLVWQVLNAAWEVGIPIASENTLPCHDRVTYNKILDNAKPLNDPDGKHFLSFTHLRLSPLLMERQTFMEFERFVKRMHGEAVVELRV
- the LOC133690810 gene encoding beta-amylase 7 isoform X6, which codes for MATDIQKLIGTSEEDDDEEMDMDVKEEDDEDEENGGKNIAAQIMAGGGGGMTSNNSDNQFQHQQQFQEQVTTPAGGARRSRPLEEKERTKLRERHRRAITARILAGLRRHGNYNLRVRADINDVIAALAREAGWVVLPDGTTFPSRSQVLISQQGSRPAGGTSAAVTSSSSHLVSQQTPPASLRGVSPGYQTSVEYNTCSMKGVFMPNPSPYDLSASTQPQIPAVAGEGGEQTGSNLHIGGSMDIINDKQIVDIPPIPKLPERDFAGTPFIPVYVMLPLGVINMKCELVDPDDLLKQLKVLKSANVDGIMVDCWWGIVEAHTPQEYNWSGYSRLFQMVRELKLKLQVVMSFHECGGNVGDDVCIPLPHWVAEIGRSNPDIFFTDREGRRNPECLSWGIDKERVLRGRTAVEVYFDYMRSFRAEFDEFFADGIISMVEVGLGPCGELRYPACPVKHGWRYPGIGEFQCYDQYLLKSLKKTAEARGHPFWARGPDNAGFYNSQPHETGFFCDGGDYDGYYGRFFLNWYTRILVDHGDRVLSLAKLAFEGTQIAVKVFIGGTRQPVMLLN